Proteins found in one Sphaeramia orbicularis chromosome 8, fSphaOr1.1, whole genome shotgun sequence genomic segment:
- the aanat2 gene encoding arylalkylamine N-acetyltransferase 2, translating to MTQQLSGSPFLKPFFLKTPVRVVSPLRQRRHTLPASEFRNLTPQDAISVFEIEREAFVSVSGECPLTLDEVLNFLGQCPELSLGWFEEGQLVAFIIGSGWDKERLSQEAMTQHVPDTPTVHIHVLSVHRHCRQQGKGSILLWRYLQYLRCMPGLRRALLICEDFLVPFYLKAGFKEKGPSAISVSNMHFQEMEYLLRGQAYARRNSGC from the exons ATGACACAGCAGCTCAGCGGTTCACCGTTCCTCAAGCCTTTCTTTCTGAAGACGCCTGTCAGAGTGGTGAGTCCTCTGCGACAGCGGCGGCACACACTCCCAGCCAGTGAGTTCAGGAACCTCACACCACAGGATGCCATCAGTGTGTTTGAGATTGAAAGAGAAG CATTTGTTTCTGTCTCAGGAGAGTGTCCACTGACGCTGGATGAGGTGCTTAACTTCCTGGGTCAGTGTCCTGAGCTGTCACTGGGTTGGTTTGAGGAGGGACAGCTGGTCGCTTTCATCATTGGTTCTGGTTGGGACAAGGAGAGACTTTCACAG GAGGCAATGACTCAGCATGTCCCAGACACCCCCACAGTCCACATCCATGTGCTGTCGGTCCACCGTCACTGTCGTCAACAAGGCAAAGGCTCCATCCTGTTGTGGCGTTACTTACAGTACCTGCGCTGCATGCCAGGCCTCCGTCGCGCTCTGCTGATCTGTGAGGACTTCCTGGTGCCCTTCTACCTCAAAGCTGGCTTCAAGGAGAAAGGGCCATCAGCCATCAGTGTATCAAACATGCACTTCCAGGAGATGGAGTATTTGCTGCGCGGGCAGGCATATGCACGGCGAAACAGTGGCTGCTAA